The proteins below come from a single Plantactinospora sp. KBS50 genomic window:
- a CDS encoding PASTA domain-containing protein: MPEQGQPGEGHRESGAQGSGADGEPDQTRAFDPFDTAESPRPSGAGGADEPGDATRVSPPTEQTQPLRPGAYPPDATRPMSPAGPAGSTGRQEADPRVWSGRAGVPPPSSNRPGGAPAPEWEAPDGGDGRPWWMPILLGIVALVLLSALVIGVWFILQSSSPAPEPTPSATPPATTAAPTSAAPTSAAPTSAAPTSAAAVAVPPVTGLSTENARALLDQAGLNYRLQFRSSEQPPGTVIETDPGAGTEVAPGAVVTLVIAQAPTAAPSTASSTQPTEPPTSPPPGG; encoded by the coding sequence ATGCCGGAGCAGGGTCAGCCGGGCGAGGGTCACCGAGAAAGTGGAGCCCAGGGGTCGGGGGCGGACGGGGAGCCCGACCAGACCCGGGCCTTCGATCCGTTCGACACCGCGGAGTCGCCCCGCCCGTCCGGAGCCGGCGGAGCCGACGAACCGGGCGACGCCACCAGGGTGTCCCCGCCGACGGAGCAGACCCAACCGCTGCGCCCCGGGGCGTACCCGCCGGATGCCACCCGGCCGATGTCGCCGGCCGGGCCGGCCGGATCGACCGGGCGCCAGGAGGCGGACCCGCGGGTCTGGTCGGGACGGGCCGGCGTGCCGCCACCGTCCAGCAACCGGCCGGGCGGTGCCCCCGCTCCGGAGTGGGAGGCACCGGACGGCGGCGACGGGCGGCCGTGGTGGATGCCGATCCTGCTCGGCATCGTGGCGCTGGTGCTGCTGTCGGCCCTGGTGATCGGGGTCTGGTTCATCCTGCAGTCCAGCTCGCCGGCACCCGAGCCGACGCCGAGCGCGACCCCGCCGGCCACCACGGCGGCGCCCACCAGCGCCGCGCCCACCTCCGCCGCGCCGACCTCGGCCGCGCCCACCTCGGCGGCCGCGGTCGCCGTGCCGCCGGTCACCGGACTCTCCACAGAGAACGCCCGAGCATTGCTGGACCAGGCCGGTTTGAACTACCGGCTCCAGTTCCGCAGTTCGGAGCAGCCACCCGGCACCGTCATCGAGACCGACCCCGGCGCCGGCACCGAGGTCGCGCCCGGCGCGGTGGTGACGCTGGTCATCGCCCAGGCGCCGACCGCGGCGCCCAGCACCGCGTCGTCCACCCAGCCCACCGAGCCGCCGACGAGTCCTCCGCCCGGCGGCTGA
- a CDS encoding helix-turn-helix transcriptional regulator, whose product MTERRSPTIRRRRLGAELRRRRETAGVTIESVAEELECSASKISRIETGHTSATPRDVRDMLRIYGVVGAESDELVQIAREARQKGWWHPYSTVLTGAYVGMEAAASSIRAYEQQVVPGLLQTGEYAKAMIRAARPDISADEVDQRVRVRLGRQSLLSQDDPIDLWVVLDEAVVSRPVGGDAVMRAQLARLAEAAEQPNVTLQILPFEAGGHAGMDGTFTILDFPEAGDPDVVYAENATGGLFLEKSEELQKYIFIFDHIRTAAIPPEESVALIAKLAEEPLWKWRPKVSAST is encoded by the coding sequence GTGACCGAGCGCCGGAGCCCGACCATCCGCCGCCGTCGTCTCGGCGCGGAACTGCGTCGACGCCGTGAAACTGCCGGCGTCACGATCGAATCCGTGGCCGAGGAACTCGAATGCTCGGCCTCCAAGATCTCCCGCATCGAGACCGGTCACACTTCCGCGACCCCTCGGGACGTCCGCGACATGCTGCGGATCTACGGGGTTGTCGGCGCGGAGAGCGACGAACTCGTGCAGATCGCCCGCGAGGCCCGGCAGAAGGGCTGGTGGCATCCGTACAGCACGGTGCTCACCGGGGCGTACGTCGGGATGGAGGCCGCGGCCAGTTCGATCCGCGCGTACGAGCAGCAGGTCGTGCCCGGCCTGTTGCAGACCGGCGAGTACGCCAAGGCCATGATCAGGGCTGCGCGTCCCGACATCAGCGCCGATGAGGTCGACCAACGGGTCCGTGTCCGGCTGGGCCGTCAGTCGTTACTGAGCCAGGACGATCCGATCGACTTGTGGGTGGTGCTGGATGAGGCGGTAGTGAGCCGGCCGGTGGGCGGCGACGCCGTCATGCGGGCGCAGTTGGCGCGGCTGGCCGAGGCGGCCGAGCAGCCCAACGTGACGCTCCAGATCCTGCCGTTCGAGGCGGGCGGGCATGCCGGGATGGATGGCACGTTCACTATCCTCGACTTCCCGGAGGCGGGCGATCCCGACGTCGTGTACGCCGAGAACGCCACCGGCGGGCTCTTCCTGGAGAAGAGTGAAGAGTTGCAGAAGTACATTTTCATTTTCGATCACATCCGGACGGCGGCTATCCCTCCGGAGGAATCCGTCGCCCTGATAGCGAAGCTGGCAGAGGAGCCATTGTGGAAGTGGAGGCCAAAGGTTTCCGCGTCGACCTGA
- a CDS encoding DUF397 domain-containing protein: protein MEAKGFRVDLSHAAWYKSSRSGPNCDNCVEVAFVSGAIAVRDSKNPNGAALIFTPDEWDAFVGGAKDGEFDLD, encoded by the coding sequence GTGGAGGCCAAAGGTTTCCGCGTCGACCTGAGTCACGCCGCCTGGTACAAGAGTTCACGTAGTGGCCCCAATTGCGACAACTGCGTCGAGGTGGCCTTCGTGAGCGGTGCCATCGCGGTCCGTGACTCGAAGAACCCGAACGGGGCAGCCCTGATCTTCACGCCGGACGAGTGGGACGCCTTCGTTGGCGGTGCCAAGGACGGCGAGTTCGACCTGGACTGA
- a CDS encoding WecB/TagA/CpsF family glycosyltransferase — protein sequence MDQGKHNVLGVLVDAVDYDAAAERVVGAARDRRPFALTALAVHGVMTGVQDPEHNARLNSFDLVTPDGQPVRWALNLLHRAGLTDRVYGPTLTLRVLARCADEGLPIYLYGSTEPTLARLVPALERMFPALKLAGVEPSKFRSAHPGEDVEIADRIRNSGARLLLVGLGCPRQEVFAYAMRPLLDMPLLAVGAAFDYHAGLLRTPPPWMQRAGLEWLWRLGLEPGRLWRRYILLNPAYLARLAAQRTGLWKATPPAPAQTRLTTFPV from the coding sequence ATCGATCAGGGCAAGCACAACGTACTCGGCGTCCTGGTGGACGCCGTGGACTACGACGCCGCCGCCGAACGGGTGGTGGGCGCCGCCCGGGACCGCCGGCCGTTCGCGCTGACCGCGCTGGCCGTGCACGGGGTGATGACCGGCGTGCAGGACCCGGAGCACAACGCCCGGCTCAACTCCTTCGACCTGGTCACCCCGGACGGCCAGCCGGTGCGCTGGGCGCTGAACCTGCTGCACCGGGCCGGGCTCACCGACCGGGTGTACGGCCCGACGCTCACGCTGCGCGTCCTGGCCCGGTGCGCCGACGAGGGCCTGCCGATCTACCTGTACGGCTCGACCGAGCCGACCCTGGCCCGCCTGGTGCCGGCGCTCGAACGGATGTTCCCGGCCCTCAAGCTGGCCGGTGTCGAGCCGTCGAAGTTCCGCTCGGCGCACCCCGGCGAGGACGTGGAGATCGCCGACCGGATCCGGAACTCCGGCGCCCGCCTGCTGCTGGTCGGGCTCGGCTGCCCGCGCCAGGAGGTCTTCGCGTACGCCATGCGGCCGCTGCTGGACATGCCGCTGCTGGCCGTGGGCGCCGCCTTCGACTACCACGCCGGCCTGCTCCGCACGCCGCCGCCGTGGATGCAGCGCGCCGGCCTGGAGTGGCTCTGGCGGCTCGGCCTGGAGCCGGGCCGGCTCTGGCGCCGGTACATCCTGCTCAACCCGGCCTACCTGGCCCGGTTGGCCGCCCAGCGCACCGGCCTGTGGAAGGCGACCCCGCCCGCCCCGGCGCAGACCCGCCTCACCACGTTCCCCGTCTGA
- a CDS encoding NAD-dependent epimerase/dehydratase family protein → MSVALVTGSGGLIGAEAVRHFAGLGMDVVGIDNDMRRYFFGEDGSTAGNLRRLTDDLGSAYTHFATDIRDRDGLEQVFKKYGSDIAVVIHTAAQPSHDWAAKEPYTDFDVNAVGTLNLLENTRQHAVEAPFIFCSTNKVYGDRPNSLPLIEQETRYELPADHPYHQGVTEDMSIDGCLHSIFGVSKVAADVAVQEYGRYFGMRTACFRGGTLTGPAHAAAELHGYLAYLMRAVMEGRTYNLFGYKGKMVRDAIHSHDVLTAFEAFFRNPRSGEVYNLGGGRHSNASHIEAFRMAEEISGQQAKIKYVEQNRIGDHQWWISSMARFEEHYPDWKITYDVPMILREMYEANAETWVPKA, encoded by the coding sequence GTGAGTGTCGCATTGGTGACCGGATCCGGTGGCCTGATCGGTGCGGAGGCGGTCCGCCACTTCGCCGGGCTGGGCATGGACGTGGTCGGGATCGACAACGACATGCGGCGCTACTTCTTCGGCGAGGACGGCTCGACCGCCGGGAACCTGCGCCGGCTCACCGACGACCTCGGCTCGGCGTACACGCACTTCGCCACCGACATCCGCGACCGGGACGGCCTGGAGCAGGTCTTCAAGAAGTACGGCTCGGACATCGCGGTGGTCATCCACACGGCGGCCCAGCCCAGCCACGACTGGGCGGCCAAGGAGCCGTACACGGACTTCGACGTGAACGCGGTCGGCACGCTCAACCTGCTGGAGAACACCCGCCAGCACGCCGTCGAGGCGCCGTTCATCTTCTGCTCCACCAACAAGGTCTACGGCGACCGGCCGAACAGCCTGCCGCTGATCGAGCAGGAGACCCGGTACGAACTGCCCGCGGATCACCCCTACCACCAGGGCGTGACCGAGGACATGTCGATCGACGGCTGCCTGCACTCCATCTTCGGGGTCTCCAAGGTCGCCGCCGACGTGGCGGTGCAGGAGTACGGCCGGTACTTCGGGATGCGTACCGCCTGCTTCCGCGGCGGCACGCTGACCGGCCCGGCGCACGCCGCGGCCGAACTGCACGGCTACCTGGCCTACCTGATGCGGGCCGTGATGGAGGGCCGCACGTACAACCTCTTCGGCTACAAGGGAAAGATGGTGCGCGACGCCATCCACTCGCACGACGTACTGACCGCGTTCGAGGCGTTCTTCCGCAACCCGCGCTCCGGCGAGGTCTACAACCTCGGTGGCGGCCGGCACTCCAACGCCTCCCACATCGAGGCGTTCCGGATGGCCGAGGAGATCAGCGGCCAGCAGGCGAAGATCAAGTACGTGGAACAGAACCGGATCGGCGACCACCAGTGGTGGATCAGCAGCATGGCCCGGTTCGAGGAGCACTACCCGGACTGGAAGATCACCTACGACGTACCGATGATCCTCCGGGAGATGTACGAGGCCAACGCCGAGACCTGGGTGCCGAAGGCGTGA
- a CDS encoding DUF3662 and FHA domain-containing protein, which produces MSSGPEEEPVSVLQRFEKRLEGLVEGAFAKVFKGVVHPVEILNAMQREAEAHKAILAGGRTLVPNRYVIDLSPYDHSRLAPYAAALAQELAQSQAEFIGEQAWTVYGDVIVEIERGDGLDTGMFRVTAEVYTGGDVAPVQHSGYDAPPQYPAYDQGGGYGPPPGQGGRNIRLVSGDGRTYPLQMGSTVIGRGDQATLRLPDVGISRRHARLDFDGAQVVLTDLGSTNGTMVNGQRVSAVALNPGDMIQLGTTTLTFRVDG; this is translated from the coding sequence ATGTCCTCGGGACCCGAGGAGGAGCCGGTGAGCGTGCTGCAGCGCTTCGAGAAGCGGTTGGAAGGCCTGGTCGAAGGAGCCTTCGCAAAGGTGTTCAAGGGGGTCGTGCACCCCGTCGAGATCCTCAACGCCATGCAGCGGGAGGCCGAGGCGCACAAGGCGATACTCGCCGGGGGGCGCACGCTGGTGCCGAACCGTTACGTGATCGATCTCTCGCCGTACGACCACAGCCGGCTGGCGCCCTACGCAGCCGCGCTCGCCCAGGAGCTGGCGCAGTCGCAGGCCGAGTTCATCGGCGAGCAGGCCTGGACGGTGTACGGCGACGTCATCGTCGAGATCGAGCGCGGCGACGGGCTCGACACCGGCATGTTCCGGGTGACCGCGGAGGTCTACACCGGCGGCGACGTCGCTCCCGTGCAGCACTCCGGCTACGACGCGCCGCCGCAGTACCCGGCGTACGACCAGGGCGGTGGTTACGGTCCGCCGCCCGGACAGGGTGGCCGCAACATCCGGCTGGTTTCCGGCGACGGTCGGACCTATCCATTGCAGATGGGTTCCACCGTGATCGGCCGGGGCGACCAGGCGACCCTGCGGCTGCCCGACGTCGGCATCTCCCGCCGGCACGCCCGGCTGGACTTCGACGGCGCCCAGGTGGTGCTGACCGATCTGGGTTCCACCAACGGCACCATGGTGAACGGGCAGCGGGTCTCCGCGGTCGCGCTCAACCCCGGTGACATGATCCAGCTCGGCACCACCACGCTGACGTTCCGCGTGGACGGCTAA
- a CDS encoding PP2C family serine/threonine-protein phosphatase yields MTLTLRYAAHSDRGLIRDGNQDSVYAGPRLLAVADGMGGMAAGDVASNIVIGAMAPLDEDVPGDALVDALRSAVDTANQQLRDTVDANPQLEGMGTTLTAMLFSGSKIGMVHVGDSRAYLLRDGEFSQITKDDTYVQMLVDEGRISMEEASSHPQRSLLTRALDGRDIDPEYSVRQVLPGDRYLICSDGLSGVVSAETIGDALRDFVDPQQCVERLVQLALRGGGPDNISVVVADATDQDIVEAAPIVGGAAARDRGMATSADDSTPAARASALTPPRPASPEQATAPAGRDDDPERPRRRPLRTALLLVVLLGLLGGGLWGGWAYTQRQYYVGATEDGQLAVFQGIPGQVAGLNLSNVHATSATRLEDLTTAAQERVKLGIQAKSEPDAERRLAELTNDDPTNLNLKPTCPPSPPVQESPTPGAATVPTSDPSIPVATDPSASPSAPAIIGTPSAAPSPTLSDSTPVTGDPTGCRSVE; encoded by the coding sequence ATGACTCTGACCCTGCGTTATGCGGCACACAGCGACCGCGGACTGATCCGAGACGGCAATCAGGACTCCGTCTATGCCGGTCCGCGGCTTCTCGCCGTTGCGGACGGTATGGGCGGCATGGCCGCCGGTGACGTCGCCAGCAACATCGTCATTGGTGCGATGGCACCGCTCGACGAGGACGTACCGGGCGACGCCCTGGTAGACGCCCTCCGGTCGGCCGTCGACACCGCCAACCAACAACTCCGGGACACCGTCGACGCCAATCCCCAACTGGAGGGGATGGGCACCACGCTGACCGCGATGCTCTTCTCGGGCAGCAAGATCGGCATGGTGCACGTCGGTGACTCCCGCGCCTACCTGCTGCGCGACGGCGAGTTCAGCCAGATCACCAAGGACGACACGTACGTCCAGATGCTGGTGGACGAGGGCCGGATCAGCATGGAGGAGGCGAGCAGCCACCCGCAGCGGTCGCTGCTGACCCGCGCGCTGGACGGCCGCGACATCGACCCGGAGTACTCCGTCCGGCAGGTGCTGCCCGGCGACCGCTACCTGATCTGCAGCGACGGCCTGTCCGGGGTGGTGAGCGCCGAGACCATCGGCGACGCCCTGCGCGACTTCGTCGACCCGCAGCAGTGCGTGGAGCGCCTGGTGCAGCTCGCGCTGCGCGGCGGCGGGCCGGACAACATCAGCGTGGTGGTGGCGGACGCCACCGACCAGGACATCGTCGAGGCGGCGCCGATCGTGGGCGGTGCGGCGGCCCGGGATCGCGGGATGGCCACCTCGGCCGACGACTCGACCCCGGCCGCCCGGGCCTCCGCGCTCACCCCGCCGCGACCGGCCAGCCCGGAACAGGCGACCGCGCCGGCCGGTCGGGACGACGATCCCGAGCGCCCCCGCCGCCGGCCGCTGCGCACCGCCCTGCTGCTGGTGGTGCTGCTCGGACTGCTCGGCGGCGGCCTGTGGGGCGGCTGGGCCTACACCCAGCGGCAGTACTACGTCGGCGCGACCGAGGACGGGCAACTCGCCGTCTTCCAGGGCATCCCCGGGCAGGTCGCCGGGCTCAATTTGTCCAACGTGCACGCCACCAGCGCCACCCGGTTGGAGGACCTGACCACCGCCGCGCAGGAGCGGGTCAAGCTCGGCATCCAGGCCAAGAGCGAACCCGACGCGGAGCGGCGGCTGGCCGAGCTGACCAACGACGACCCGACCAACCTGAACCTCAAGCCCACCTGCCCGCCGAGCCCGCCGGTGCAGGAGTCACCCACCCCGGGCGCGGCGACCGTTCCGACCAGCGACCCGAGCATCCCGGTGGCGACGGACCCGAGCGCCTCGCCCTCGGCACCGGCCATCATCGGTACGCCGTCAGCCGCGCCGAGTCCGACGCTGTCCGACTCGACCCCGGTGACCGGCGATCCGACCGGATGCCGGTCGGTGGAGTGA
- a CDS encoding FtsW/RodA/SpoVE family cell cycle protein has product MPRIRESRARRNAELGLLVFALLLVAGYSATVEVNVLGTIRPDFWVPMAVLAGFFLALHVAIRFLAPYADPVLVPAVALLNGIGVGFLRRLDLARADPEERVHLPIFAGIGGRQLAWTLAAMVLAAGLLVLVRDHRSISRYAYTLGLAGIILVMIPAVLPARYSEIYGAKLWIRVGGFSIQPGEFAKLALLAFFAYYLVRKREVLSLASRRVLGIDFPRGRDLGPVVGVWMLSLLVLIFEKDLGTSLLYFGMFVVTLYIATERSSWLIIGLLLFFGGAFLAYFLGGTVGGPFANFYVRAQIWLDPFGDPYEKGYQLVQGLLGLGTGGLFGTGPGGGQPLKIPEVQNDFIFAGLGEEIGLFGLTALLVCYLLVVERGLRAALAVRDSFGKLLAGGLAFTLGLQVFVIVGGISKLIPLTGQTTPFMSAGGSSLMANWLLIAILLRVSDAARRPVEAAPVVRTSGGSVQPEKLHGAQTEVIRP; this is encoded by the coding sequence ATGCCGCGCATCCGGGAGAGCCGGGCCCGGCGTAACGCCGAACTCGGGCTGCTGGTCTTCGCGCTGCTGCTGGTGGCCGGCTACTCGGCCACCGTCGAGGTGAACGTCCTGGGCACCATTCGCCCCGACTTCTGGGTGCCGATGGCCGTGCTCGCCGGCTTCTTCCTCGCGCTGCACGTGGCGATCCGGTTCCTGGCCCCGTACGCCGACCCGGTGCTGGTGCCGGCGGTGGCGCTGCTCAACGGCATCGGGGTCGGCTTCCTGCGCCGGCTCGACCTGGCCAGGGCCGACCCCGAAGAACGGGTCCACCTGCCGATCTTCGCCGGCATCGGCGGCCGGCAACTGGCCTGGACGCTGGCCGCCATGGTGCTGGCGGCCGGCCTGCTGGTGCTGGTCCGGGACCACCGGTCGATCTCCCGGTACGCCTACACGCTCGGCCTGGCCGGCATCATCCTGGTGATGATCCCGGCGGTGCTGCCGGCGCGGTACTCCGAGATCTACGGCGCCAAGCTGTGGATCCGGGTCGGTGGCTTCTCGATCCAGCCCGGTGAGTTCGCCAAGCTCGCCCTGCTGGCGTTCTTCGCGTACTACCTGGTGCGCAAGCGCGAGGTGCTGTCGCTGGCCAGCCGCCGGGTGCTGGGCATCGACTTCCCGCGCGGGCGGGACCTCGGGCCGGTGGTCGGGGTCTGGATGCTGAGCCTGCTGGTGCTGATCTTCGAGAAGGACCTCGGCACCTCGCTGCTCTACTTCGGCATGTTCGTGGTGACGCTGTACATCGCCACCGAGCGGTCCAGTTGGCTGATCATCGGCCTGCTGCTGTTCTTCGGCGGCGCCTTCCTGGCGTACTTCCTCGGCGGCACCGTCGGCGGCCCGTTCGCGAACTTCTACGTCCGCGCGCAGATCTGGCTCGACCCGTTCGGCGATCCGTACGAGAAGGGTTACCAACTGGTCCAGGGTCTGCTGGGGCTGGGCACGGGCGGCCTGTTCGGCACCGGTCCGGGCGGCGGTCAGCCGCTGAAGATCCCCGAGGTGCAGAACGACTTCATCTTCGCCGGACTGGGCGAGGAGATCGGCCTGTTCGGGCTCACCGCGCTGCTGGTGTGCTACCTGCTGGTGGTCGAGCGGGGGCTGCGGGCCGCGCTGGCGGTGCGCGACTCGTTCGGCAAGCTGCTGGCCGGCGGCCTGGCGTTCACCCTCGGCCTCCAGGTCTTCGTGATCGTCGGCGGGATCAGCAAGCTCATCCCGCTCACCGGCCAGACCACTCCGTTCATGTCCGCCGGTGGGTCCTCGCTGATGGCGAACTGGCTGCTGATCGCGATCCTGCTGCGGGTGTCCGACGCCGCGCGCCGGCCGGTCGAGGCGGCGCCGGTGGTCCGTACCTCCGGCGGATCGGTCCAGCCGGAAAAGCTGCACGGCGCGCAGACGGAGGTGATCCGCCCGTGA
- a CDS encoding penicillin-binding protein 2, producing the protein MNAPLRKVGVVVMVLFGLLFANLNWVQAYKADDYRTSPYNGRVQVAEYDRKRGNIEAGGTALATSKDTGGELRYTRSYPKGEQYAHVLGYKPVNLGAVGIEDSENDFLAGTSDRLFADRFRDMFTGNQTAGGNVLLTISKRAQEKAFQQLADNRLGVDKGAVIALDPRTGAVQALVSMPSFDPNQLVSHDTEKAQAAYNQLDKDADKPLRNRALGETLPPGSTFKVIDSAAALENGYTKDTKIPAGSVYRPPGSGADVRNEAGTICPEDEVTLIKALTESCNTGFARLGVKLGSEVIKQKAQAFGFGQQDLTVGQLDDGGWPVAASETGSMQGPDGQDDPGALAQSAIGQRDVRMTPLQGALVAATVANGGGQMRPYLVQQLIGPDRTTNYYTADPKQLRQPVTPQVAADLRDMMVSVVENGTGKRAQISGYTVGGKTGTAENAPGVPAHGWFIGFLMKDGQPISAICVLLERAGDAGSGEAARIAGEVFQEIIKDRGGK; encoded by the coding sequence GTGAACGCACCGTTGCGCAAGGTCGGCGTCGTGGTGATGGTCCTGTTCGGCCTGCTGTTCGCCAACCTCAACTGGGTACAGGCGTACAAGGCCGACGATTACCGCACGAGCCCGTACAACGGCCGGGTCCAGGTCGCCGAGTACGACCGCAAGCGCGGCAACATCGAGGCCGGCGGCACCGCCCTGGCCACCAGCAAGGACACCGGCGGCGAACTGCGCTACACCCGCAGCTACCCGAAGGGCGAGCAGTACGCGCACGTGCTCGGGTACAAGCCGGTCAACCTCGGGGCCGTCGGCATCGAGGACAGCGAGAACGACTTCCTGGCCGGCACCAGCGACCGGCTCTTCGCCGACCGGTTCCGGGACATGTTCACCGGCAACCAGACCGCCGGCGGCAACGTGCTGCTGACCATCTCCAAGCGCGCCCAGGAGAAGGCCTTCCAGCAGCTTGCCGACAACCGGTTGGGTGTGGACAAGGGGGCGGTGATCGCCCTCGACCCGCGGACCGGCGCCGTTCAGGCCCTGGTCTCGATGCCGAGCTTCGACCCGAACCAACTGGTCTCGCACGACACCGAGAAGGCCCAGGCCGCCTACAACCAGCTGGACAAGGACGCGGACAAGCCGCTGCGCAACCGGGCGCTGGGCGAGACCCTGCCGCCGGGATCGACCTTCAAGGTCATCGACTCGGCCGCCGCGCTGGAGAACGGCTACACCAAGGACACCAAGATCCCGGCCGGCTCGGTCTACCGGCCGCCGGGCTCCGGGGCGGACGTCCGGAACGAGGCCGGCACGATCTGTCCGGAGGACGAGGTCACCCTCATCAAGGCGTTGACCGAGTCCTGCAACACCGGCTTCGCCCGGCTGGGCGTGAAGCTCGGTTCCGAGGTCATCAAGCAGAAGGCCCAGGCGTTCGGCTTCGGCCAGCAGGACCTCACGGTCGGCCAGCTCGACGACGGCGGCTGGCCGGTGGCGGCCAGCGAGACCGGCAGCATGCAGGGGCCGGACGGGCAGGACGACCCGGGCGCGCTGGCCCAGTCGGCGATCGGGCAGCGGGACGTGCGGATGACCCCGTTGCAGGGCGCGCTGGTGGCGGCGACGGTCGCCAACGGCGGCGGCCAGATGCGGCCGTACCTCGTGCAGCAGCTCATCGGTCCGGACCGGACCACCAACTACTACACCGCCGACCCGAAGCAGCTGCGCCAGCCGGTCACCCCGCAGGTCGCCGCGGACCTGCGGGACATGATGGTCAGCGTCGTCGAGAACGGCACCGGCAAGCGGGCGCAGATCTCCGGGTACACGGTCGGTGGCAAGACGGGAACGGCGGAGAACGCCCCCGGCGTGCCGGCGCACGGCTGGTTCATCGGGTTTCTCATGAAGGACGGCCAGCCCATCTCGGCGATCTGTGTGCTGCTGGAGCGGGCCGGCGACGCCGGCAGCGGCGAGGCGGCGCGGATCGCCGGCGAGGTCTTCCAGGAGATCATCAAGGACCGGGGTGGCAAGTGA
- a CDS encoding serine/threonine-protein kinase, giving the protein MLSPGVQLGNRYRIDERIAGGGMGDVWRGTDEVLGRTVAVKVLLPALLDEPGFAERFRGEARTMATINHPGVVDVYDYGSDQQIAFLVMEYVEGDALSRTLSRVGRLTPARTMALVAQAAEALQAAHDKGIVHRDVKPGNLLVRPNGTLVLTDFGIARSELVGQLTAAGAVLGTASYISPEQATGGVATPTSDVYALGVVAYQCLAGRRPFEGDNPLEIAMKHVRETPRPLPPDCPPSVRGIVERAMAKDPGARWPTAAALSSVARHAAGGLASARPHSAPPAGMPGSPAGAPARAYPPATGSARPPAAAPGSPVAARPPAAAPGSPVSARPPAAAPGSPVSAHPAPRIAGTASPRPPAGNANARPPGPTVAPRPPVSAGPPGARTPVSAGGGVPAGAPPVGAGQHPNAAGGPNRGAAAVPRPAPAPAGNQQQWRPAGTARPVPAPAGADAGRRSFWIVLAIVVGLLVLLCWGLNQLRTQSGTAGPWPGPVPAAAWRTDGGSDDFGPTPYRRVQRALPPGGDQTSEGRQTR; this is encoded by the coding sequence ATCCTCAGCCCCGGCGTGCAGCTCGGCAACCGCTACCGGATCGATGAGCGGATCGCCGGTGGCGGCATGGGCGACGTCTGGCGCGGCACCGACGAGGTGCTCGGGCGAACGGTGGCGGTGAAGGTGCTGCTGCCCGCGCTGCTGGATGAGCCCGGGTTCGCCGAGCGCTTCCGGGGCGAGGCCCGGACGATGGCGACGATCAACCACCCGGGCGTGGTCGACGTCTACGACTACGGCAGCGACCAGCAGATCGCCTTTCTGGTGATGGAGTACGTCGAGGGCGATGCGCTGTCCCGGACCCTGAGCCGGGTCGGCCGGCTCACCCCGGCCCGCACGATGGCGCTTGTCGCGCAGGCCGCCGAGGCGTTGCAGGCGGCGCACGACAAGGGCATCGTGCACCGGGACGTGAAGCCGGGAAACCTGCTGGTCCGGCCGAACGGCACGCTGGTGCTCACCGACTTCGGCATCGCCCGGTCCGAGCTGGTGGGCCAGCTCACGGCGGCCGGCGCGGTGCTCGGCACCGCCTCGTACATCTCGCCGGAGCAGGCCACCGGCGGGGTGGCCACGCCCACCTCCGACGTGTACGCCCTCGGCGTGGTCGCGTACCAGTGCCTGGCCGGCCGGCGACCGTTCGAGGGGGACAATCCCCTCGAAATCGCCATGAAGCACGTCCGGGAGACACCCCGGCCGCTGCCCCCGGACTGCCCGCCCTCCGTGCGGGGCATCGTCGAGCGGGCCATGGCCAAGGACCCCGGCGCCCGCTGGCCCACCGCGGCCGCGCTCTCCTCGGTGGCCCGGCACGCGGCCGGCGGTCTGGCGTCCGCCCGGCCGCACTCGGCGCCGCCGGCCGGGATGCCCGGCTCACCGGCCGGCGCCCCCGCACGTGCGTACCCGCCGGCCACCGGATCGGCCCGGCCCCCGGCCGCGGCCCCCGGTTCGCCGGTCGCCGCCCGCCCACCGGCCGCTGCCCCCGGTTCGCCGGTTTCCGCCCGGCCACCGGCGGCGGCTCCCGGTTCGCCGGTTTCCGCGCACCCGGCACCCCGGATCGCCGGCACGGCCAGCCCGCGTCCGCCGGCCGGCAACGCCAACGCCCGACCGCCGGGACCCACCGTTGCGCCCCGCCCACCCGTGTCGGCCGGTCCGCCGGGCGCGCGTACCCCGGTCTCGGCCGGTGGGGGTGTCCCGGCCGGCGCGCCCCCCGTGGGCGCCGGTCAGCATCCGAACGCCGCCGGTGGACCCAACCGGGGCGCCGCCGCGGTGCCCCGGCCCGCTCCGGCTCCGGCCGGCAACCAGCAGCAGTGGCGGCCGGCCGGAACGGCCCGGCCGGTGCCGGCACCGGCCGGCGCCGATGCCGGGCGCCGGTCGTTCTGGATCGTGCTGGCTATCGTGGTGGGTCTGCTCGTGCTGCTCTGCTGGGGGCTCAACCAGCTCCGGACACAGAGCGGGACGGCCGGGCCGTGGCCCGGCCCCGTGCCGGCCGCGGCGTGGCGTACCGACGGCGGTAGCGACGATTTCGGCCCCACGCCGTACCGTCGGGTGCAGCGGGCGCTGCCCCCCGGTGGCGACCAGACGAGCGAAGGACGACAGACGAGATGA